The window CAGATGAAGGCGATATCCGTGAGAGGATTGAACTGAACCGTGCCAGCTTTATTATCGGCCGCTCCCCGGAGGTTGCCCAATATGTAGAGAAGTCCGAGGGAGCCTCAAGGGTGCATGCCGAGATATCAAGGGGCCCGGCAGGGTATATCCTGAAGGATCTGGATTCGAGAAACGGAACGCTGTATCAGGGAGCTCCGATGATCCCCTACAAAGAATATCCGCTGACTGAAGGGAGTGTGTTTACAATCGTAAAAGGCTGTTACACCTTCCGTTCAGCCTGAGAACAGGCCGGGGAGAACGGGCATGCCTCACTCTGATTTAAGCTGCTCCAGTGCTGGCTGCAAGGTTGGATAAGTGAAGGTGAAGCCATGATTCACCGCTTTGGCCGGAAGCACCCGCTGGCCCTCCAGCAGGATTTCCGAGAGTTCACCGACAGCTGCCTTTAATAACACGGCAGGAACCGGAAACCAATGCGGACGATGATATACTTTGCCGATCATTTTGCCGAACTGCCCGTTAGTTACGGGATTAGGGGCCGTGGCATTGACCGGGCCTGTAATTTCCGGGGTGCGGATACAGAAATCGATCAGACGGGCGATATCCTCAAGGTGGATCCAGGAGAGCCATTGCTTCCCGTTGCCGATCCTGCCGCCGAAACCAAGGGAATAGGGTAGCTTCATTTTGGGGAAAGCTCCGCTTTCGTTACCCAGAACTACACCAGTACGCAGTTTGATCAGCCGTACCCCCTGATAAGCTTCATCCGCAGCGGCTTCCCAGGTCTTTACGACTTCTGAAGG of the Paenibacillus pedocola genome contains:
- a CDS encoding TIGR01777 family oxidoreductase, with product MKYIICGGSGFIGRELTEYWLAAGHQIIVVGRKPPKSKPAHPALSYTTWDDLAVTPEIAEKADALVNLAGASLSQRWSPSGKKAIMQSRLETVSAAGKLLHALVHKPPVILQASAVAIYGTSLNDTFDEDSPARVMDFPSEVVKTWEAAADEAYQGVRLIKLRTGVVLGNESGAFPKMKLPYSLGFGGRIGNGKQWLSWIHLEDIARLIDFCIRTPEITGPVNATAPNPVTNGQFGKMIGKVYHRPHWFPVPAVLLKAAVGELSEILLEGQRVLPAKAVNHGFTFTYPTLQPALEQLKSE